The Haloprofundus salinisoli region ACGACTCGGCGACGGCGCAGACCGTGCCGTGACCGAGTTCGACCAGAACGTCGTCGACTTGCTGGCCTGGGTGCTCGACACGGAGACGCGAGCGCGCATCTACGTGTACCTCCGTCAGCATCCGAACAGCACCAGCGACGAGGTCTCCGAGGGGACCGGACTGTATCCGAGCACCGTCCGCGAGGCGCTCGCGGAACTACACGCCGAGGAGCGGGTGACGCGACAGAAACGCGAGAGCGCCGGTGCGGGCAACAACCCCTACGAGTACGAGACCATCGCGCCGAGCGATCTCGTCCGCAGCGTCACCGAACAGGTCCAATCGGAGCTGAACACGGTGTTCAACCTCGATTCGCAACTCCGCGCCGACGGCGACGACGCCGCCGAGTCGACGCCGGTGACCATCACCGTCGACAGCGACGACGCCGACGACTAACTGTCCGACGAAGCCGACCTTTTTAAGTGAGCAGACGCCGACACGAGGATTATGCACGTCGCGCTCGGTGGCACGTTCGACCCGGTTCACGACGGCCACCGCGCCCTGTTCGAGCGCGCGTTCGAACTCGGTGACCTCACCGTCGGGCTCACTTCCGACGAGCTCGCACCGAAGACCCGACACGTCGACCGGTACGTTCGGTCGTTCGAGGACCGAAAGCGGGAGCTGATTGACGAACTCGAACCGCTGGCCGCCGAGTACGACCGCGAGTTCGAGATACGAGAGCTGTCGGAGCCGACCGGTATCGCCACCGAGCCCGGGTTCGACGTGCTCATCGTCTCCCCCGAGACCGAACGCGGCGGCGAGAAGGTCAACGAGATCCGGCGCGAGCGCGACCTCGACCCGCTCGAAATCGAAGTCGTTGACCACCTCGCCGCCGAGGACGGCGAACGCATCTCCTCGACGCGTATCGTCTCGGGCGAAATCGACCGCCACGGCAACCTCACGCCCGAGCGCGAGGGCCGCGGCAAGACGCCGCCGGAGTAACTAGCTCACCACGAGGGCGGGCGGAAGCCGGCGTCTTCTAAGATGTTCTTCCAG contains the following coding sequences:
- a CDS encoding phosphopantetheine adenylyltransferase, whose product is MHVALGGTFDPVHDGHRALFERAFELGDLTVGLTSDELAPKTRHVDRYVRSFEDRKRELIDELEPLAAEYDREFEIRELSEPTGIATEPGFDVLIVSPETERGGEKVNEIRRERDLDPLEIEVVDHLAAEDGERISSTRIVSGEIDRHGNLTPEREGRGKTPPE
- a CDS encoding helix-turn-helix domain-containing protein, whose translation is MSAEDTSDEPRSDDRAAEEDDQSTTRERLGDGADRAVTEFDQNVVDLLAWVLDTETRARIYVYLRQHPNSTSDEVSEGTGLYPSTVREALAELHAEERVTRQKRESAGAGNNPYEYETIAPSDLVRSVTEQVQSELNTVFNLDSQLRADGDDAAESTPVTITVDSDDADD